From Glycine soja cultivar W05 chromosome 4, ASM419377v2, whole genome shotgun sequence, the proteins below share one genomic window:
- the LOC114408117 gene encoding berberine bridge enzyme-like 22, with protein MEFGYCAVFLILLLPISCGASTSLEKKFKKCLLTQLNGNSESIENITFTSSSSLYPQVWDSSAQNLRFVNSSRKPLIILTPLHESEIQAAILCSKQLGLQIRVRSGGHDCEGLSYLSLRKAPFVMVDLINIRSIEINLDDETAWVQAGATLGELYYKISNASEVHGFPAGPVPGIGIGGHISGGGQGMMMRKHGLAADHVVDAYLIDVNGTVHDRKSMGEDVFWAIRGGSATSFGVILAWKIRLVRVPAIVTVSERPLEEGATNLIHRWQYIAHELHEDLFIRVIAQNSGDKSKTFKATFGSIFLGETDRFITLMNESFPELELNVNYCTEISWIQSVLVDAGYDRDDPPEVLLDRTNEFKSYFKVKSDFVKKPIPKSGLEGAWKMLLEEEMFAWLIMEPYGGRMNEISESEIPFPHRKGNLYSIEYVVKWEQNSKETSKKYLQWAKRVYRYMTPYVSKSPRAAFFNFKDLDLGKNKHHNTSYSKASVWGNKYFKGNFRRLAQIKTKFDPQNFFRNEQSIPLLHTHPS; from the exons ATGGAGTTTGGTTATTGTGCAGTGTTTCTGATACTGCTTCTTCCAATCTCATGTGGAGCTTCTACCTCACTTgagaagaaattcaagaaatGCTTGTTAACCCAACTCAATGGCAATTCTGAATCCATTGAAAACATAACCTTCACCTCATCCTCCTCACTATATCCCCAAGTCTGGGATTCATCAGCACAAAATCTTAGATTTGTTAATTCCTCAAGGAAGCCTCTCATCATTCTAACACCTTTACATGAATCAGAAATTCAAGCAGCCATTCTATGCAGCAAACAACTTGGGCTGCAGATTAGAGTCAGAAGTGGTGGCCATGATTGTGAAGGGCTATCATACCTTAGTCTACGTAAGGCCCCATTTGTGATGGTTGACCTCATCAACATCCGTTCCATTGAAATCAACCTTGATGATGAAACAGCTTGGGTTCAGGCTGGGGCAACATTAGGTGAACTGTACTACAAAATTTCAAATGCAAGTGAAGTGCATGGATTCCCTGCAGGACCCGTTCCAG GTATTGGGATAGGTGGGCATATCAGTGGAGGGGGGCAGGGTATGATGATGAGGAAACATGGCCTAGCAGcagaccatgttgttgatgcttACCTCATAGATGTAAATGGGACGGTTCATGATAGAAAATCAATGGGAGAAGATGTTTTCTGGGCCATAAGAGGAGGAAGTGCTACTAGTTTTGGAGTCATCCTTGCATGGAAGATCAGGTTGGTCAGAGTTCCAGCTATTGTTACTGTGTCTGAGAGACCACTGGAGGAAGGAGCCACCAATCTCATTCACAGGTGGCAATACATAGCACATGAATTGCATGAGGATCTTTTCATTAGAGTAATTGCTCAAAACAGTGGTGATAAATCGAAAACATTCAAAGCAACCTTCGGTTCTATCTTCCTTGGAGAAACAGACAGGTTTATCACACTGATGAATGAGAGTTTCCCAGAATTGGAATTGAATGTCAATTACTGCACTGAAATCAGCTGGATTCAATCAGTTCTGGTTGATGCCGGATACGACAGAGACGACCCTCCAGAAGTCTTGCTCGACAGAACTAACGAATTTAAAAGCTATTTCAAGGTCAAGTCTGACTTTGTGAAGAAGCCTATACCAAAATCTGGTCTAGAAGGAGCTTGGAAAATGCTTCTAGAAGAAGAAATGTTTGCCTGGCTGATAATGGAACCATATGGTGGTAGAATGAATGAAATTTCAGAATCTGAAATCCCTTTTCCCCACAGAAAGGGAAACTTGTACAGCATAGAATACGTGGTCAAGTGGGAACAGAATAGCAAGGAAACTTCCAAGAAGTATCTACAGTGGGCTAAAAGGGTTTATAGATACATGACTCCTTATGTCTCAAAATCTCCAAGAGCTGCCTTTTTCAACTTTAAGGATCTTGATTTAGGCAAAAACAAGCATCACAACACAAGCTACTCAAAAGCTAGTGTTTGGGGCAATAAGTACTTTAAGGGAAACTTTAGAAGATTGGCACAAATTAAGACAAAGTTTGACCCTCAAAATTTTTTTAGGAATGAACAGAGTATTCCTCTTCTACATACCCATCCTTCTTAG